Below is a window of Raphanus sativus cultivar WK10039 unplaced genomic scaffold, ASM80110v3 Scaffold2695, whole genome shotgun sequence DNA.
ATGATGACACGTTTCAGCTGGGTGGCACAACGTGTTGCCACATCACATCACGCGTATAACTGGACTTGAAAACATTCACACGTGTTGTCGGCCAAGCCTTTTTGACCAACGAGAGAATAGGTGGTGAGCATTCAATGTAGATGTGAAGAGCTTTGGTCAACAAGGCCTACATCAGAGTGAGCTTTGATCCTGAATGATACTGCTATTAACAACTGAAAAGAGATTTCTGCTAACTGTTTTTAATGAGATTTGAACTTCTCTATAAAGCTCTCGTCAATCTGCTTTTTGTGTGATGGTCTCTTTATCAGTTACAAGGTTGGCTTGTGTCACAAGTTTTGAGTTTCACAGTTTCTAGGCCTCGTTCATTGCTTAATCACAGAGACATGCACAAATGTTGGTAACAGAAATCTACTGTAAACACTGAAATAGTCTTAAAACAGGAAAATATGTCACAGTGAAATCAACAAAAACAACTTGCACATGTCCAAAGAATGACAGAAATTAACAAAAGCCACCAGAGATTCATATAGAGACAAACCAAGAGTATATGTACCACAGTTTCGAGTTAAGAGAAGGATTCGATTCACACATGAACCAAGTCCTGAGAGTGAACCACCTCATCAAGATGGTAATCCATCACATCAGACAAGGCTTCCATGAATGCAGCCTCGCTCGTCCCTGGAAGCACCGCTTCTTGAGCTTCCTCTACCATCTCCTCCACTGGAGACTTCTTGGTCAGAGTTTCTCTGCACATCATGTTTCCAATCTCAAATGCTGTCAATCCTCTTTCTGCTCCTTTCTTCAGTAGCATCGTTGAGATTCTGAGTGTTCTAGCCGTTTCCAATGGCATCTTCCATCCATGGAACTTGAGGAGGCTGATATCTTCCTCTGCGTCCAGTGATCTTATGTAGTCCAGTGTCTCGGAAGAGTATGGTTTCCGAGCTTGCGACCAGTAAAGCCACTCGAACGTGCAATCCTCAAACTGTTTTGCAAGTATTAAATCAGTTCCATGTGGCAATCtctaaaataagataaaaaagaaGAGAACTTACGCTTTCAGGCAAGCTGTATCCATGATCAATTGGAATCAGAACAATCTTTCCGTTCTCGTCCTTTCTCATTAAAATGTTTCCACCATGCCTATCTGCATTAGCCAGTCTAATATCCAGGACAGATATCTTGTGAACTTCCTCTACTGGAAATGAAGCTGGACCCATATCCTCGCAGCTGCCATCATTCTCAGTAAACATCTGAAGTGATCCAATCTTGGTTTTGATTCCATTGGGATGGTTAAAACCAGGATGCAGACATTCAATCATAGTTGTGGGAGGCACACCAGCAAAACCTATCTCTTCACCACCACACATAGACCTGCGTCCACTCTTGGGATGATCCAATACATAAGCAGCAACTTCCCTAAACGCACCTTCTCCAACCTTTGTTCCTTTCTTCAAACCTTCACCGTTTGGCGAAAGCGGTAGGCCATGCGGATTGTTCTCAGCTGTTGGCTCCTCATCGATAGGCTTAAACACACCAACATACTTGTTCCCTGAAGAACCCTGCATGAAATAAGCTCCTCCTGTCCCCTCTCTTGACCTCACCGGAGGATTCCCACTTCTCAGTCCATCAGAAGCAGAGCTAATCATATCCGTAACCGCTAGAGGCAACTTCGCCTTGGGATTAACGATGACCGGCTCCAAAGAGAACTCACTCTTCCTTGGCTGCACAATGCCATCAGCAGCTTCAATAACTCTCTTGACGACATCAACTTGCGGCGGAGGAGCAACAATAGACAACTCAAAGTTCTTCTCCACAGGCTTAGCACGAACTTTAGCACATCTCCTCACAAGCAAATGCAAAACAGCCTCACTGTTCCTACAAATGTCATTAACAAGACTCTGGTCCTCAAGCTTCTCGCCTTCGTAAAGCACCTCGGAATCAACAAAGTCTCCACCTTTCTGCTTCGAAATCTGCTTCTTAACATACCCAATGTTCCTCCCTCTCTCAACGTGAAACCTACAGTGCTTCCCACAAGTGGTCTTGACATCAAGAACCTGGAGATCAGATACCTTGACAACCAAATGAAGGACGTTCCCGTCGCTCACACCGTAGTCACGCATGTTGGAGTTACTCCTGGCGAGCTCTCGTCCCCCGAAAACGAGCTTCTGGTTCCTCACCACGAACCCGCGGTAAGACTGGATCCGGAGCTTGACGGACTCGATGGAATCGGATTCGAGGACTCGCATTGGTATCAGAGTTCCGGGGAGTGTCAGGTAGATCAGAATGGTCTCGTCGGGGAGGGAATCAGCGCAGGAGTTGGCGTGAAAGAGAGGCATTATCGATGATGGCTCGTTACGAACCGGGCTTAGAGTAACATCAGCTGATGACATCTTAAAAGGATTCGAGAAAAGCTGCGAactttgctatatatatataatagaataaaaCCGCGAATATTCCCCAAAATTCACAAATCCatcgcttcttcttcttcttcttgttctagATACAGCAATAAACCCTAGAA
It encodes the following:
- the LOC130505919 gene encoding phosphatidylinositol 4-kinase gamma 4-like, with the translated sequence MSSADVTLSPVRNEPSSIMPLFHANSCADSLPDETILIYLTLPGTLIPMRVLESDSIESVKLRIQSYRGFVVRNQKLVFGGRELARSNSNMRDYGVSDGNVLHLVVKVSDLQVLDVKTTCGKHCRFHVERGRNIGYVKKQISKQKGGDFVDSEVLYEGEKLEDQSLVNDICRNSEAVLHLLVRRCAKVRAKPVEKNFELSIVAPPPQVDVVKRVIEAADGIVQPRKSEFSLEPVIVNPKAKLPLAVTDMISSASDGLRSGNPPVRSREGTGGAYFMQGSSGNKYVGVFKPIDEEPTAENNPHGLPLSPNGEGLKKGTKVGEGAFREVAAYVLDHPKSGRRSMCGGEEIGFAGVPPTTMIECLHPGFNHPNGIKTKIGSLQMFTENDGSCEDMGPASFPVEEVHKISVLDIRLANADRHGGNILMRKDENGKIVLIPIDHGYSLPESFEDCTFEWLYWSQARKPYSSETLDYIRSLDAEEDISLLKFHGWKMPLETARTLRISTMLLKKGAERGLTAFEIGNMMCRETLTKKSPVEEMVEEAQEAVLPGTSEAAFMEALSDVMDYHLDEVVHSQDLVHV